GATTGATGTTGTTGAGCGGACTGCTGGGCAATGACATCACGGTATTGGTATAGCCCACGCTGAGTGCTTCGCTCGAGTACGGCACGCCGTCAATAATATACAAGGGTGCGTTGCCGTCGGCACGCAGGCTGTTCTGTCCCCTGATCTTAATTTCAAACCCGCTGCCTCCTATCCCTGACGATTGCACGATATCCACCCCCGCCATTCTGCCCTGCATGGTCGCAAGCATGTTGGTCACGGGTTGCTTCTCGATATCTTTTGCAGTGATTTTGGCAATGCTTCCCGTTCTTTCCTTGTCCTTCACCTTATAGTAGCCGGCATTGATCACCACCTCCTCCAACTGCCTTGAGTCTTCGGACATCGTGACATCAATGGCAGATGAAGTAATGGGGATTTCCTGTGTGGTGAACCCCATGAAGGAAAAGATGAGCACCTCTCCCATCTCGGCGCTTATGCTGTATTGGCCCTTCTCGTCTGTAATGGTACCCCTGTTGGTGCCTTTGACAATAATATTGACACCCGCCATCGGCCCCTGGTCGTCAGTGACCGTTCCCGTAATTGTTGACTGGTAGAAATCGTCGGTATTGGGCCTGAGGTAGTTGGCATGCATGTGGCTGCACCACAGCAATAGCCCTAAAATAAAGGCAAAGTAGCCCCTGTTCAATGAAATTATTTTCATAATTTTGAATTGTTAAATGAAACGTCAGTTTAGTTTAATCATGCCTTCTGCGCGAACCGCCAAGTTTATAGCAGAGGGCTTTTTTTGTGTCTTTTTATTTTTTCATTCGCATACTGGTTTTACTGGTTAGTGATTAGCTGTTCAGGGTTAATATTCTTTATCCTACGCGCAGGATACCCGGCCCATACCCCATAACTAACTCGAGGGTGGATGCCTTGGAGCCGGGCACAGTTAACTAAAAACTATCATGCGTATAAAAGATTCAGAGTCACTACAACGTTTGCGTGATACAGCAAAAAAAAAGAGAAGTCGCTTGAAATGAAAACTGATTGAAGTTGGGTGTCTCCTTAAAAAGGAGGCGTGGGTTTAAACTCAGCTTATTGCTCACGAGGTACTGGTATACCAACACGCAAATAAGTGAGCCCACGCCATATGGCGTGAGCATTTGCACTTATCTTCCTGCGTGTTTAAAAATTACCAGTTTTCGTGAGCAGGTTCAAAGCGAATGCTTCATTTATGTATTTTGAAGTATCGCAAAATTACACTTCTACTAGAAGTAATTATACAAATATACTTAAAAATTTACAATAGTACCCTATAGGGTACCATTATTTTTTTCATTAAAGCTGAATTTTAACTCTATGGAGAACGTAGATTTTATAACCGAGAGAAAAAAGTTCGGCCGACACATTTTAAAACTTAGAAAGAAGATATCTAGTAAAGATTATCCAGGCAAATTTATTTCGCAGCAAGAGTTAGCAGATCGCAGCGGAAATATAACCAAAAAGACTATAGGTCAAATAGAACGTGGAGATATTAATCCATCATTTGAAACTCTTTTGGTCTTGGCTCAAGCTCTCCATATTTCAATTCAAGAACTTTTTAATTATCATTAGAAAAGATGCTATAGGCATCTTTTTTATTTCTTAGTTGGTGTAAAACATGTAATTTTATTGATGAAGATGTTATTGTTTCTATTATCTTACTACTAGTGATAAATTAATAATAGACAACAATTAGACTTTAGTAATCTATAATTGAAAAATAATGAAGTAGAGTTAATCTGAGATTGAATTAAATCCATTAATGTAAAGACTCGAGAAACCCAAATTTTTCAATCTTTTAATTATCCCTGTATCCCCCAGATCTTGATACTAAAGTTTAATCATATATAGCATTCTCTTTTAGCTTGTCTTTAATATTGTAAGCTAGTTCAATCTTTGGGCGCTACCGATTTTAATTCATAATATTTTACAATATAAATTGGTTACATTTTCGCAAGATTTAACTTATAAAATTATCCATTCTGACGTAACTGCAACCTATCATAGAAGTCGTTAAAGCTACATAAAGAGTGCATCCATATAAATATGCGTCACCAAATAGTTGCTTTTTATATATAAATATTGACACTGTACACGAAATGAATAAAATGTTAAAATAATTTTATATTTTCACAAAATATTTTAATTACTTTATTATAATGCTTGATCAATCTTTTTCCCATGAAAACTTTAGAGTTATTATGGATGTCGAAAATAGAAAAGGTAATTATCTCGAAGATAAAGGCTTCTTCAAATCATCCGACCTATTCAGAAAATCACGAGAAATAACGGATCAGATTATTATCTTAAATAACCAAATTTCTATTGAAAGAGTATCATTAAAAAAGATTGTAAATCCTAAGCCAGAAGATTACAAGGAATTTAATAATTTGGTTGCTGCCAAAGAAGAGTTAAAGCAAAATCGGGAGGCAGAACGGAAATTTATACTATCTGAACTTAGTCAAAAAACAAACTCAGAGGATTATCAAATTAAAATTGAAAAAGGACAAATAAAATTTGGCAGTCAATTATATGTAGCAGAAAATGAACCGGAACACTATTTTGTCTTAAAACAATTACAGCGCAATATCTATAAAACTTTTAAAGTTAAACAGTCTGACAGACGTGAAATTCTCACACAATTAAAAACTTTTCTTGAAGACGATTTTCCAAAGTACGTTGTTAGAACCGACATAAAAAGCTTTTATGAATCAATTCCTCATAAATACCTACTTTCAAAAATTGAGGAAAACAGTTTACTCAGTTATCCATCTAAGAGAATAATAAAAGATATTTTAAATCAATATTGGAAAATTTTGCTTTCAGAGGGAATTAAAAAAGAATCTGATGAAAGAATTGGCATTCCACGTGGTATTGGAATCTCAGCATACTTATCAGAACTTTATCTTAGAGATTTTGACAGGAAAATTTCGTCTCAAAAAAACGTTAGTTTTTATGCTAGATACGTTGATGATATAATTTTTGTAGTCACGCCAAAATTAAAAAGTGAAACTGTTTCAACAACAGATATAAAAATTGAATTATCAAAATTATTAGCTTCTACTTCCTACCTTCAAATCAACAATAGAAAAACCACAGTAATTGACTTGTGTTTAAATAGTTCTAAACTTGAACAATTTATTTATCTAGGTTATAAATTTTCAATAGGATACAGAAATGAAATGATTGCTGGAACAAACGAGCTAAGTAAGGTTCCTTTAGAAATTACAATGTCAAACGACAAGTTTAATCGATATAAAACCAAGGTTAAGCTTGCATTTGAAAGCTACTCTACTGAATTCGTAAAATACCCTGGCAGACACTCATCCATAAATAGAAAACTTTTGATTAGAATAAAATTTCTCACTAATAATTTTCAACTTTTTCGTCGAAAGCAAAATGTATTAGTAGGTATTTTTTTTCGAATGAATTTATTAATAAAGATGTAGATTTAATTAAACTTGATACATATCTTAAACGGCAAATCACATCGGTTGCCCCAACTGTCAATCCAAACCTACTTTTAAAACTTAATAGTCTGTCTTTCAAAGATGGCTTCCACAAGAAGAGATTCCTTAAATTTAATTATAAATCATTTGAGAGTGGAAAAGTTTTAGAAATATGGAAAAATATATAATATGAGAAAAAAGGTTCCAATTATTCGTCATAGTGAACGTGTTGTTCTTTCTGATGTACTTCCATACGAAACTCCATTGATCTTCTCAAACAGATATTTCTATAAATATTTAATTAAAAGGAAAAAGTGCTTAAAAAACGTCAAATTCAGATCAAAACACCGAGCTTTCACAGAAATTGAAAAATTGTTATTTACAAATCAGGATGTAACATCTCCATTTGTATTCCATATACGCCATAAAACACATGATTTCAGGACTTTGAGTTTAATTCATCCTAGTAATCAATTAAAAGTTTTAGATTTTTATGAAAAATATAGCGAGAGTATACTTTACTGTTGTTCACTAAGCCCTTTTTCAATTAGAAGACCATCTAAAATAGCAAGATTTTCGTTCTACAATGACCTTTTGCACAAGAAAAACCAAGATGGCGATTTTGAACACGCTCAAGTTGAAGAAGAAGATAATGAATATGAAAACTTAAAATCTTTTTTTACATATCAGAAATACAGTAATATTCATAAGTTTTTTGAATCCTATCAGTTTCATAGAAGTGAAAAAAAATATAGAAAGTTACTAAAGGTAGATATATCAAAATGTTTCGATAGCATTTACACCCATACAGTTTCCTGGGCAGTTTTCAATAAATCAATTGTAAAAGACAATATTCCCCAATCATTGAAAACATTTCCTGGCGAATTCGACTATTTGATGCAAAAGTTAAATGCAAATGAAACAAATGGAATTGTAATTGGCCCTGAGTTTTCGAGGATATTTGCAGAATTAATACTTCAACAAATTGACAGGAACTTGTATGACCGCTTAAAGTTTAATGATGGTCACACCAAAAGTTTAATTCACAAAGTCGATTACGAAATTTTCAGATACATCGATGATTATTTTATTTTCTACAACGATGAGTCTGATTCGCAAAAAATACTTTCTGATTTGAAATTATGTCTTGGTGAATACAAGATGTATATTAACGAGAATAAATCTGCCACATACGAAAAGCCTATTATCACTGAGATCAGTTTGGCTAAACAAAAAATAAGTGATTTATTTAAAGATCATTTAAAGTTAAAAGAATCTATTAGTAAAGATGACGAGAATAATTCAACAATATACTTTTCATCAAACAGTGTTATTACAAGATTTAAAACTATCGTGAAGGAAACAAGCGTTAGTTATAAAGACATTATGAACTACAGTCTTGCTGTTCTTGACAAAAAAACTGCAAAACTCGTAAATAAATTTTTGAAAGAGAAAAAAATAAATCCAGATTTAGATCAAAAAGAATATGAAAAGGGATTTTTGGAAATATTGGATGTTTCATTTTTTTTATATTCAGTATCTCCGAAAGTGAATTCTACTATAAAACTCTGTTTAATAATAGATAAGATAATAAGATTTCTTAAAAAGAATAAAAGTAATTCCTACATTGAACCATTTTCATTTAATTATAAACATAATATATTTAAAAAAATAGCAGATGAGATTTTTTTAATTCTACAAATAAATAAAACAAAATCTGAAACCCAAGTAGAATCACTCTATTTGTTAATAGCATTATCTCAGTTAGGCAGAGAATATAGGCTGAACTTAAAAATTTTGTCTTCATATTTTCACATTGATACTAAGTCGGACGGGACACTTGTAGCAAATAATAATTTAAACTATTTTTCAATAACTGTTTTACTTTTTTATATAAAAAACATTCATCAATATCGAGACATTAAATATTTTATTAAAGATTACATCATTGAAAAATTTCAGATGATAACAATCAACCATAAATGGAAAACAGAATCAGAAGCTGTAATTCTATTGATGGATATTTTAACTTGTCCATATTTAAATGATTCTCTTGAAGCGCTTGAGAGGAAAGAAATTAAAGACAATATAGTAGAAATTGAAAATTCTTTATTAAGGAATACAACCTCTGATGGGTTAGTAAATTATATATCTTCAGTTAAAAAACTATTTAAAAAGTTTAAATCACATAAAACCACCAAATGTTTAAAAGATAAAATTATAAGGAAATTCGAAAGTAATCTTGAAGACTATTTAAACGAAATAAATTTAAGGACGGGGTTCGAAGTTTATGCAAAAGAAGAAGCTTTGATGAAATTCGTTGATTATTTTAAGAACAACTTCCACGAACACATTGATATATACAAATACAAAAAACAATTATTATCTTTGATTGGAATTACTGAAAATCAAACTCATCTAATACAGCAAGAAAAGTTTTGGTTCATAAAATGGACCGATTTTGATTTTGGTATGGAACTTCAAGCAAAACGAAGTCAAGAAGTTTACTAAAATATTGCTACCACCGACAGCCAGAAATGGCGCCACACACAAGTAGCTTCTTTGTAGCCCTACTATTGGGTTATTTAGAGTTAAATAAAGTAGCCTATGTCGGGGGCTACTTTTTTGCTTATAAAATATTCTAATGACTTTTTTATATTCATTTTTTCAAGCATAATAATTGCAAACATCACACTGATAACTAACTAAAGCTAATAACAATTTGTCTTTACTGAAAGCGGCAACGGTAGCAGTATTATCTCCATTTTAAAGGAATAAAGAAAGTAGAAGATGCAAGTAGTGAAAAATTTACCGAGGAGTGCGAGGGATAAATTTTTGTTAATACATTAATTCAAAGAATTTATAATTTCCTTATGATATCGAGCAAGGCTTGCATTTAAACCTTCAACGCACCTAATAAAGTTTCTTTTAGCTGAATTTGGCCTAGCATAGATCTCAATTGCTATTCTCTCAGCTAGATTTTCTGAAATATCAGGCGAACACATATCTAGAACTCGCCCCATACAATACCATCGATTGTGAGAAACTGCTAATTCCGCTCCGACGAACGTGCACTCTGCCTTAATCGATAGATCAACAGTTATATCATAAATCGTTTTAACATGGCCAATTACAACATCGCAATAATCAAAATTAAATGATGTATCATTAATCCATGCTAAGTACGATTTTGCAAACCTGTTCCAATGTCTTTCATTTATTTTTAAGCTATCCCCTATAAATTTGATATTTATATCGTAAAAAATTGCGTTTTTCAGCTCTGGTGTTCTTTCCAAAGAGGTTACAAAATAATCAAAGTTATCTAGGCTCCAGTTAGGATAGTCTTTTAGGCTATTTATTAATAATTCAGCCTCCTCATGTAGTTCTTTAGAAACCTCAACCTTTGACAATTTACTTAAGAGTACGT
Above is a genomic segment from Flavobacterium album containing:
- a CDS encoding helix-turn-helix domain-containing protein, producing the protein MENVDFITERKKFGRHILKLRKKISSKDYPGKFISQQELADRSGNITKKTIGQIERGDINPSFETLLVLAQALHISIQELFNYH
- the drt3a gene encoding antiviral reverse transcriptase Drt3a, which gives rise to MLDQSFSHENFRVIMDVENRKGNYLEDKGFFKSSDLFRKSREITDQIIILNNQISIERVSLKKIVNPKPEDYKEFNNLVAAKEELKQNREAERKFILSELSQKTNSEDYQIKIEKGQIKFGSQLYVAENEPEHYFVLKQLQRNIYKTFKVKQSDRREILTQLKTFLEDDFPKYVVRTDIKSFYESIPHKYLLSKIEENSLLSYPSKRIIKDILNQYWKILLSEGIKKESDERIGIPRGIGISAYLSELYLRDFDRKISSQKNVSFYARYVDDIIFVVTPKLKSETVSTTDIKIELSKLLASTSYLQINNRKTTVIDLCLNSSKLEQFIYLGYKFSIGYRNEMIAGTNELSKVPLEITMSNDKFNRYKTKVKLAFESYSTEFVKYPGRHSSINRKLLIRIKFLTNNFQLFRRKQNVLVGIFFRMNLLIKM
- the drt3b gene encoding antiviral reverse transcriptase Drt3b, which produces MRKKVPIIRHSERVVLSDVLPYETPLIFSNRYFYKYLIKRKKCLKNVKFRSKHRAFTEIEKLLFTNQDVTSPFVFHIRHKTHDFRTLSLIHPSNQLKVLDFYEKYSESILYCCSLSPFSIRRPSKIARFSFYNDLLHKKNQDGDFEHAQVEEEDNEYENLKSFFTYQKYSNIHKFFESYQFHRSEKKYRKLLKVDISKCFDSIYTHTVSWAVFNKSIVKDNIPQSLKTFPGEFDYLMQKLNANETNGIVIGPEFSRIFAELILQQIDRNLYDRLKFNDGHTKSLIHKVDYEIFRYIDDYFIFYNDESDSQKILSDLKLCLGEYKMYINENKSATYEKPIITEISLAKQKISDLFKDHLKLKESISKDDENNSTIYFSSNSVITRFKTIVKETSVSYKDIMNYSLAVLDKKTAKLVNKFLKEKKINPDLDQKEYEKGFLEILDVSFFLYSVSPKVNSTIKLCLIIDKIIRFLKKNKSNSYIEPFSFNYKHNIFKKIADEIFLILQINKTKSETQVESLYLLIALSQLGREYRLNLKILSSYFHIDTKSDGTLVANNNLNYFSITVLLFYIKNIHQYRDIKYFIKDYIIEKFQMITINHKWKTESEAVILLMDILTCPYLNDSLEALERKEIKDNIVEIENSLLRNTTSDGLVNYISSVKKLFKKFKSHKTTKCLKDKIIRKFESNLEDYLNEINLRTGFEVYAKEEALMKFVDYFKNNFHEHIDIYKYKKQLLSLIGITENQTHLIQQEKFWFIKWTDFDFGMELQAKRSQEVY